One Lysobacter enzymogenes DNA segment encodes these proteins:
- a CDS encoding ABC transporter ATP-binding protein encodes MSRPDPAPPAPSDPARAAGHAGKPSLRERFDALRNLPPFLRQIWATSPALTLVTLGLRLVRALLPIATLYVGKLIIDEAVRLVASGVHVDSLAQAWHGGQLDTLAALLLLEFGLAVGSDLLGRVISYGDQLLSELFTNATSVRLMEHAANLDLEDFEDPDLQDRLDRARRQTVGRMSLMSQLFGQVQDTVTVISFAVGLLVYAPWLIALLAVALIPAFVGEAHFNALGYSLNYAWTPERRQLEYVRQMGASVETAKEVKIFNLHRFLIARYRQLADKFFKANRALARRRALWGTVLAGLGTLGYYVAYGYIAWRTVKGDFSIGDLTFLAGSFRRLRQLLEGLLVGFSQVAGQALYLDDLFSFFRIEPEIASPADAAAVPKPIRTGFVFDNVGFRYPDAEHWALRGLSFELRAGEVLALVGENGAGKTTLVKLLARLYDPDEGRILLDGRDLREYDLDQLRASIGVIFQDFVRYHLTAGENIGVGQIDAMDDGERIREAARRSMADEVIESLPMGYDQQIGRRFKTGVDLSGGQWQKIAIARAYMRDAQVMILDEPTAALDARAEFEVFQRFKELSQDKTAVLISHRFSSVRMADRILVLAQGRLEASGTHEELLAQGGRYAELFELQAAGYR; translated from the coding sequence ATGAGCCGACCCGATCCCGCCCCTCCCGCGCCGTCCGATCCGGCCCGCGCCGCCGGCCACGCCGGCAAGCCCAGCCTGCGCGAGCGCTTCGACGCGCTGCGCAACCTGCCGCCGTTCCTGCGCCAGATCTGGGCCACCAGCCCGGCGCTGACCCTGGTCACCCTCGGCCTGCGCCTGGTCCGCGCGCTGCTGCCGATCGCGACCTTGTACGTCGGCAAGCTGATCATCGACGAGGCGGTGCGCCTGGTCGCCTCCGGCGTACACGTGGATTCGCTGGCCCAGGCCTGGCACGGCGGCCAGCTCGACACCCTGGCCGCGCTGCTGTTGCTCGAATTCGGCCTGGCGGTCGGCTCCGACCTGCTCGGGCGGGTCATCAGCTACGGCGACCAGTTGCTGTCGGAACTGTTCACCAACGCCACCAGCGTGCGCCTGATGGAGCACGCCGCGAACCTTGACCTGGAAGACTTCGAAGACCCCGACCTGCAGGACCGCCTCGACCGCGCGCGCCGCCAGACGGTGGGGCGGATGAGCCTGATGAGCCAGTTGTTCGGCCAGGTCCAGGACACCGTCACCGTGATCAGCTTCGCCGTCGGCCTGCTGGTCTACGCGCCGTGGCTGATCGCGCTGCTGGCGGTGGCGCTGATCCCGGCCTTCGTCGGCGAGGCCCACTTCAACGCGCTGGGCTATTCGCTCAACTACGCCTGGACCCCGGAACGGCGCCAGCTCGAATACGTGCGGCAGATGGGCGCCAGCGTGGAAACGGCCAAGGAGGTGAAGATCTTCAACCTCCACCGCTTCCTGATCGCGCGTTATCGCCAGCTCGCCGACAAGTTCTTCAAGGCCAACCGCGCCCTCGCCCGCCGCCGCGCGTTGTGGGGCACGGTGCTGGCGGGGCTCGGCACGCTGGGCTACTACGTCGCGTACGGCTACATCGCCTGGCGCACGGTGAAGGGCGATTTCAGCATCGGCGATCTGACTTTTCTGGCCGGCAGCTTCCGCCGCCTGCGCCAATTGCTCGAAGGGCTGCTGGTCGGCTTCTCCCAGGTCGCCGGACAGGCGCTGTACCTCGACGACCTGTTCTCGTTCTTCCGGATCGAGCCGGAGATCGCCTCGCCGGCCGACGCCGCGGCGGTGCCGAAGCCGATCCGCACCGGCTTCGTATTCGACAACGTCGGCTTCCGCTATCCCGACGCCGAGCACTGGGCGCTGCGCGGGCTGAGCTTCGAGCTGCGCGCCGGCGAAGTGCTGGCCCTGGTCGGCGAGAACGGCGCCGGCAAGACCACTTTGGTCAAGCTGCTGGCGCGGCTGTACGACCCCGACGAGGGCCGCATCCTGCTCGACGGCCGCGACCTGCGCGAGTACGACCTGGACCAGCTGCGCGCGAGCATCGGCGTGATCTTCCAGGACTTCGTCCGCTACCACCTCACCGCCGGCGAGAACATCGGCGTCGGCCAGATCGACGCGATGGACGACGGCGAGCGCATCCGCGAGGCGGCGCGGCGCTCGATGGCCGACGAAGTCATCGAATCGCTGCCGATGGGTTACGACCAGCAGATCGGCCGGCGCTTCAAGACCGGCGTGGACCTGTCCGGCGGGCAGTGGCAGAAGATCGCGATCGCCCGCGCCTACATGCGCGACGCGCAGGTGATGATCCTCGACGAACCGACCGCGGCGCTGGACGCGCGCGCCGAGTTCGAGGTGTTCCAGCGCTTCAAGGAACTGTCGCAGGACAAGACCGCGGTGCTGATTTCGCACCGCTTCTCCAGCGTGCGCATGGCCGACCGCATCCTGGTGCTGGCGCAGGGGCGGCTGGAGGCCAGCGGCACCCACGAGGAGTTGTTGGCGCAGGGCGGGCGCTATGCGGAGTTGTTCGAATTGCAGGCGGCGGGGTATCGGTGA
- a CDS encoding cold-shock protein, translating into MSGKEIGTVKWFNDAKGFGFISRENGEDVFVHFRAIQSQGFKSLKEGQKVSFTVVQGQKGLQADAVEPM; encoded by the coding sequence ATGTCCGGTAAAGAGATCGGAACCGTCAAGTGGTTCAACGACGCCAAGGGTTTTGGCTTCATCAGCCGCGAAAACGGCGAGGACGTGTTCGTGCATTTCCGCGCGATCCAGTCCCAGGGCTTCAAGAGCCTGAAGGAAGGCCAGAAGGTCTCGTTCACCGTGGTCCAGGGCCAGAAGGGCCTGCAGGCCGACGCGGTCGAGCCGATGTAA
- the tcdA gene encoding tRNA cyclic N6-threonylcarbamoyladenosine(37) synthase TcdA, with product MNAIASESAADTLWQERFAGIDRLYGQGAVARFRQCRVAVVGMGGVGSWAVEALARTGIGHLTLIDADDLCVSNTNRQLPALAGQYGRAKVEAMAERCRAINPGIEVDAVQSFLTPSNLSELLDRGFDLVLDACDSFRSKVELIAWCRRRKLPVIAVGSAGGRTDPTLVRVRDLSRTEHDAMLALIRKKLRSEFNFPKNASRYFGVSAIYSLENVKYPQPDGTVCGLRPKLDGDAALKLDCGAGLGAATHITGVFAFAAVGRALEILLKPKAQAD from the coding sequence ATGAACGCCATCGCTTCCGAATCCGCAGCCGACACCCTCTGGCAAGAACGCTTCGCCGGCATCGACCGCCTCTATGGCCAGGGCGCCGTCGCCCGCTTCCGCCAGTGCCGGGTGGCCGTGGTCGGCATGGGCGGGGTCGGCTCGTGGGCGGTGGAGGCGCTGGCGCGCACCGGCATCGGCCACCTGACCCTGATCGACGCCGACGACCTGTGCGTGTCCAACACCAACCGCCAGCTGCCGGCGCTGGCCGGCCAGTACGGCCGGGCCAAGGTCGAGGCGATGGCCGAGCGCTGCCGCGCGATCAACCCGGGGATCGAAGTCGATGCGGTGCAGAGCTTTCTGACGCCCTCGAACCTGTCCGAATTGCTGGACCGCGGCTTCGATCTGGTCCTGGACGCCTGCGACAGCTTCCGCAGCAAGGTCGAGCTGATCGCCTGGTGCCGGCGGCGCAAACTGCCGGTGATCGCGGTCGGCTCCGCCGGCGGCCGCACCGATCCGACCCTGGTGCGGGTGCGCGACCTCTCGCGCACCGAGCACGACGCGATGCTGGCGCTGATCCGCAAGAAGCTGCGCAGCGAATTCAACTTCCCCAAGAACGCCAGCCGCTACTTCGGCGTGTCGGCGATCTATTCGCTGGAGAACGTCAAGTACCCGCAGCCCGACGGCACGGTGTGCGGGCTGCGGCCCAAGCTCGACGGCGACGCCGCGCTCAAGCTCGACTGCGGCGCGGGGCTGGGCGCGGCGACGCACATCACCGGGGTGTTCGCGTTCGCGGCGGTGGGGCGGGCGCTGGAGATTCTGTTGAAGCCGAAGGCGCAGGCGGACTGA
- a CDS encoding glycine zipper 2TM domain-containing protein: protein MNTKNIRLLGVAAAASLALAGCATSPGYGGGGYGGGGGYNNYPQQPQPGYGDQNRCYDCGVVTRIEQISTQGTAPSATGAVLGGLVGAVAGRKIADDHTDSKGRKNSATVAGAVAGAVAGNAIQNRVGAPSYNVYVRMDDGRTQVVTQKDLDGIRENTYVRVANGRAYIR, encoded by the coding sequence ATGAATACCAAGAACATCCGTTTGCTGGGCGTCGCAGCCGCGGCTTCGCTCGCCCTCGCCGGTTGCGCGACTTCGCCGGGCTACGGTGGTGGCGGTTACGGCGGCGGCGGCGGTTACAACAACTACCCGCAGCAGCCGCAGCCGGGCTACGGCGACCAGAACCGCTGCTACGACTGCGGCGTGGTCACCCGGATCGAGCAGATCAGCACCCAGGGCACCGCGCCCAGCGCCACCGGCGCGGTGCTCGGCGGCCTGGTCGGCGCGGTGGCCGGCCGCAAGATCGCCGACGACCACACCGACAGCAAGGGCCGCAAGAACAGCGCCACCGTGGCCGGCGCGGTCGCCGGCGCGGTCGCCGGCAACGCGATCCAGAACCGGGTCGGCGCGCCGAGCTACAACGTCTATGTGCGCATGGACGACGGCCGCACCCAGGTGGTCACCCAGAAGGACCTCGACGGCATCCGCGAGAACACCTACGTGCGCGTCGCCAACGGCCGCGCCTACATCCGCTGA
- a CDS encoding cytochrome c — protein sequence MSDTQPTAAAPKRKGNGSKYLFLFLIGLVGGVVATVMAMRALDQRKDHFPDSVMHVQAWHLGELSGKVKQNRCAATDTLPHIKALRTMADDLDPAFPSLKDDQRFSQHSAKMRAALDNALANPPVSCAGVTTVAEQIGEACKACHQDFRG from the coding sequence ATGAGCGACACCCAGCCCACCGCCGCCGCGCCGAAGCGCAAAGGCAATGGTTCGAAGTATCTGTTCCTGTTCCTGATCGGCCTGGTCGGCGGCGTCGTCGCCACGGTCATGGCGATGCGCGCGCTGGACCAGCGCAAGGACCATTTCCCCGACAGCGTCATGCACGTGCAGGCCTGGCACCTGGGCGAGCTCAGCGGCAAGGTCAAGCAGAACCGCTGCGCGGCCACCGACACGCTGCCGCACATCAAGGCGCTGCGCACGATGGCCGACGACCTCGATCCGGCCTTCCCCTCGCTCAAGGACGACCAGCGCTTCTCCCAGCATTCGGCCAAGATGCGCGCCGCGCTCGACAACGCCCTGGCCAATCCGCCGGTCAGCTGCGCCGGCGTGACCACGGTGGCCGAGCAGATCGGCGAAGCCTGCAAGGCCTGCCATCAGGATTTCCGCGGCTGA
- a CDS encoding DUF456 domain-containing protein, with the protein MDLDGFYYILAAFLVLLGIAGTVLPALPGLPLVFVGMLLASWVSKFEKVGWITLTILGLLTLLSMVVDFAATAMGAKRVGASKLAIVGSVIGTFAGLFFGLIGVFIGPFVGALVGEWIHTRQLDQATKVGIGTWVGIVVGTVFKLGLAFAMVGAFAIAWFV; encoded by the coding sequence ATGGATTTGGATGGCTTTTATTACATTCTCGCCGCGTTTCTGGTGCTGCTCGGAATCGCCGGAACGGTCCTGCCGGCACTGCCCGGCCTGCCGCTGGTGTTCGTCGGCATGCTGCTGGCCTCGTGGGTATCCAAGTTCGAAAAAGTGGGCTGGATCACACTGACGATCCTGGGCCTGCTGACGCTGCTGTCGATGGTGGTCGACTTCGCCGCGACCGCGATGGGAGCCAAGCGGGTCGGGGCCAGCAAGCTTGCGATCGTGGGTTCGGTGATCGGCACCTTCGCCGGCTTGTTCTTCGGCCTGATCGGGGTGTTCATCGGCCCGTTCGTGGGAGCGCTGGTCGGCGAGTGGATCCACACCCGCCAACTCGACCAGGCCACCAAGGTCGGCATCGGCACCTGGGTCGGCATCGTCGTGGGCACGGTGTTCAAGCTCGGGCTGGCCTTCGCCATGGTCGGGGCCTTCGCGATCGCCTGGTTCGTGTAG
- a CDS encoding TatD family hydrolase, producing MIDSHCHLDAPEFDPDRAEVVARARAAGVAAQVVPAIDAAGWPKLREVCAATPGLHPAYGLHPMFLDSHRPGHLPLLGEWLQRERPCAVGECGLDYYIEGLDREAQSRYFDGQLELAREFDLPVIVHARHAVDATLAAIRRVGGLRGVVHSYSGSEEQAQQLWKLGFLLGLGGPVTYERAQRLRRIVATMPLEFLLLETDAPDQPDAEIRGQRNEPARLAGICGTIARLRGVPAEEVARATSDNARRLFGLDS from the coding sequence TTGATCGACAGCCACTGCCACCTCGACGCGCCGGAGTTCGACCCGGACCGCGCCGAGGTGGTCGCGCGCGCGCGCGCCGCCGGCGTCGCCGCGCAGGTGGTGCCGGCGATCGACGCCGCCGGCTGGCCCAAGCTGCGCGAAGTCTGCGCGGCCACGCCGGGGCTGCACCCGGCTTACGGCCTGCATCCGATGTTCCTGGATTCGCACCGCCCCGGGCACCTGCCGCTGCTGGGCGAATGGCTGCAGCGCGAGCGGCCGTGCGCGGTCGGCGAATGCGGGCTGGACTACTACATCGAAGGGCTCGACCGCGAGGCGCAATCGCGGTACTTCGACGGCCAGCTGGAACTGGCGCGCGAGTTCGACCTGCCGGTGATCGTGCATGCGCGCCACGCGGTCGACGCCACCCTCGCCGCGATCCGCCGGGTCGGCGGGCTGCGCGGGGTGGTGCACAGCTATTCGGGCAGCGAGGAGCAGGCGCAGCAGTTGTGGAAACTCGGTTTCCTGCTCGGGCTGGGCGGTCCGGTCACGTATGAGCGCGCGCAGCGGTTGCGGCGGATCGTGGCGACGATGCCGCTGGAATTCCTGCTGCTGGAGACCGATGCGCCGGATCAGCCCGATGCGGAAATACGCGGGCAACGCAACGAGCCGGCGCGGCTGGCGGGGATCTGCGGGACCATCGCGCGGCTGCGCGGGGTGCCGGCCGAGGAAGTGGCGCGGGCGACGTCGGACAATGCGCGGCGGTTGTTCGGGCTGGATTCGTAA
- a CDS encoding DUF6116 family protein, whose protein sequence is MANPLLAPLMGFLGRLSYPRLFVLTATLFAVDLAIPDLIPFVDELLLGLGTLLLANWKNRKQPRAGSIEPPPAPR, encoded by the coding sequence ATGGCCAATCCGCTGCTCGCTCCCCTGATGGGTTTTCTCGGCCGCCTGAGCTATCCGCGGCTGTTCGTGCTGACCGCGACGCTGTTCGCGGTCGACCTGGCGATTCCCGACCTGATCCCCTTCGTCGACGAACTCCTGCTCGGCCTGGGCACCTTGCTGCTGGCCAACTGGAAGAACCGCAAGCAGCCGCGGGCCGGCAGCATCGAGCCGCCGCCGGCGCCGCGCTGA
- a CDS encoding patatin-like phospholipase family protein, which translates to MKMRRILCLDGGGIRGLVSCHWLAGVEQALAQAGKLPAGKARAENAGDAPAPSAKTTGGKRGLLDRFDLLAGSSTGALVACGLAAGFSPDALAQLYRDQRHTIFPNLAGRLWSRANRLVSDGFSAPRYDGSGIEQVLRKVFGKTTLGQLKAPVLVTSYDTISRTPVIFKSFDPKHRDLPVWEVCRASTAAPTYFPAHPMKVEGKHCALIDGGVVANNPTACAIAEALRKDAKVDNSRDLVVLSVGTGERTRSISLESARTWGALEWAVPIIDVLFDGNTDSVDYIARQLVGDGYYRMQAELLVGLDDLDDTSETNVLALETLAKEYLTRPATKKMLAQLVKKL; encoded by the coding sequence ATGAAGATGCGGCGCATCCTCTGCCTGGACGGCGGCGGCATCCGCGGTCTGGTGAGCTGCCACTGGCTGGCCGGCGTCGAGCAGGCGCTGGCGCAGGCGGGAAAGCTGCCGGCGGGCAAGGCCAGGGCCGAGAACGCTGGCGACGCACCGGCCCCGAGCGCCAAAACCACGGGCGGCAAACGCGGCCTGCTCGATCGTTTCGACCTGCTCGCCGGCAGTTCGACCGGCGCGCTGGTGGCCTGCGGGCTGGCGGCCGGCTTCTCGCCCGACGCGCTGGCGCAGCTGTACCGCGACCAGCGCCATACGATCTTTCCCAATCTCGCCGGGCGGCTGTGGTCGCGCGCCAACCGCCTGGTCAGCGACGGCTTCTCGGCGCCGCGCTACGACGGCAGCGGGATCGAGCAGGTGCTGCGCAAGGTGTTCGGCAAGACTACGCTGGGCCAGCTCAAGGCGCCGGTGCTGGTGACCAGCTACGACACGATCTCGCGCACGCCGGTGATCTTCAAGAGCTTCGACCCCAAGCACCGCGACCTGCCGGTGTGGGAAGTCTGCCGCGCCTCGACCGCGGCACCGACCTATTTCCCGGCGCATCCGATGAAAGTGGAAGGCAAGCACTGCGCGCTGATCGACGGCGGCGTGGTCGCCAACAATCCCACCGCCTGCGCGATCGCCGAAGCGCTGCGCAAGGACGCCAAGGTGGACAACAGCCGCGACCTGGTGGTGCTGTCGGTCGGCACCGGCGAGCGCACCCGCAGCATCAGCCTGGAATCGGCGCGGACCTGGGGCGCGCTGGAGTGGGCGGTGCCGATCATCGACGTGCTGTTCGACGGCAATACCGATTCGGTCGATTACATCGCGCGGCAATTGGTCGGCGACGGGTATTACCGAATGCAGGCGGAGCTTTTGGTCGGGCTGGACGATCTCGACGACACCAGCGAGACCAATGTGCTGGCGTTGGAGACGCTGGCGAAGGAGTACCTGACCCGGCCTGCGACGAAGAAGATGCTGGCGCAGCTGGTCAAGAAGCTCTGA
- a CDS encoding fumarate hydratase, giving the protein MVVRQDDLIQSVADALQYISYYHPVDYIKNLAAAYEREESVAAKDAIAQILINSRMCAEGHRPICQDTGIVTVFLEIGMDVRWDGATMGVEDMVNEGVRRAYNHPDNKLRASVLADPAGKRANTKDNTPAVVNVKVVPGNTVDVIVAAKGGGSEAKSKFAMLNPSDSIVDWVLKTVPTMGAGWCPPGMLGIGIGGTAEKAMLLAKESLMEPIDITELQARGASNRAEELRLELYEKVNALGIGAQGLGGLTTVLDIKVKDYPTHAANLPVAMIPNCAATRHAHFTLDGSGPVMLDPPSLEDWPKLTYDSSKGRRVDLDTVTAEDVASWKPGEVLLLNGKLLTGRDAAHKRIVDMLNKGEPLPVDFKGRFIYYVGPVDPVRDEVVGPAGPTTATRMDKFTEQVLAQTGLLGMVGKAERGPAAIEAIQKHRSVYLMAVGGAAYLVSKAIKASRVVGFADLGMEAIYEFTVQDMPVTVAVDSAGESVHKTGPKEWQARIGKIPVVVE; this is encoded by the coding sequence GTGGTCGTCCGCCAGGACGACCTGATCCAGTCCGTCGCCGATGCCCTGCAATACATCAGCTACTACCACCCGGTCGACTACATCAAGAACCTCGCCGCCGCCTACGAGCGCGAGGAAAGCGTGGCGGCCAAGGACGCCATCGCCCAGATCCTGATCAACTCGCGCATGTGCGCCGAGGGCCACCGGCCGATCTGCCAGGACACCGGCATCGTCACCGTGTTCCTGGAAATCGGCATGGACGTGCGCTGGGACGGCGCGACCATGGGCGTGGAGGACATGGTCAACGAGGGCGTGCGCCGCGCCTACAACCACCCCGACAACAAGCTGCGCGCCAGCGTGCTGGCCGATCCGGCCGGCAAGCGAGCCAACACCAAGGACAACACGCCCGCGGTCGTCAACGTCAAGGTCGTGCCGGGCAACACCGTCGACGTCATCGTCGCGGCCAAGGGCGGCGGTTCGGAGGCGAAGTCGAAGTTCGCGATGCTCAACCCGTCCGATTCCATCGTCGACTGGGTGCTCAAGACCGTGCCGACCATGGGCGCGGGCTGGTGTCCGCCGGGCATGCTCGGCATCGGCATCGGCGGCACCGCCGAGAAGGCGATGCTGCTGGCCAAGGAATCGCTGATGGAGCCGATCGACATCACCGAGCTGCAGGCGCGCGGCGCGAGCAACCGCGCCGAAGAGCTGCGCCTGGAGCTGTACGAGAAGGTCAACGCGCTCGGCATCGGCGCGCAGGGCCTCGGCGGCCTGACCACGGTGCTCGACATCAAGGTCAAGGACTACCCGACCCACGCCGCCAACCTGCCGGTGGCGATGATCCCGAACTGCGCGGCTACCCGTCATGCGCACTTCACCCTCGACGGCAGCGGCCCGGTCATGCTCGATCCGCCGTCGCTGGAGGACTGGCCGAAGCTTACCTACGACTCGTCCAAGGGCCGCCGCGTCGATCTCGACACGGTCACCGCCGAGGACGTGGCGAGCTGGAAGCCCGGCGAGGTGCTGCTGCTCAACGGCAAGCTGCTGACCGGGCGCGACGCCGCGCACAAGCGCATCGTCGACATGCTCAACAAGGGCGAGCCGCTGCCGGTCGACTTCAAGGGCCGCTTCATCTACTACGTCGGCCCGGTCGATCCGGTGCGCGACGAAGTCGTCGGCCCGGCCGGTCCGACCACGGCCACGCGCATGGACAAGTTCACCGAACAGGTGCTCGCGCAGACCGGCCTGCTCGGCATGGTCGGCAAGGCCGAGCGCGGCCCGGCCGCGATCGAGGCGATCCAGAAGCACCGGTCGGTCTACCTGATGGCGGTCGGCGGCGCGGCTTATCTGGTGTCGAAGGCGATCAAGGCCTCGCGCGTGGTCGGCTTCGCCGACCTTGGGATGGAAGCGATCTACGAATTCACCGTGCAGGACATGCCGGTGACGGTCGCGGTCGACAGCGCCGGCGAATCGGTGCACAAGACCGGGCCTAAGGAATGGCAGGCGCGCATCGGAAAGATCCCGGTGGTGGTCGAGTAA
- a CDS encoding M35 family metallo-endopeptidase produces the protein MKLRIVHVVSVGAVLSGAIAAAVATPPSATQNNPLRIGMVAVTGNADDFLGAVEVSVTNTSKKAVRLPKWQLPSDEFDAKLFSISYNGEAVAYEGKMVKRGLPSAADFAILQPGETVRRIVDLSAGYDLSRTGQYVVTFRAPLQHASTSDRVMLHQANGLPMSAQSAPLQLWVDGIDQLGGTKLAAAKKPVGPTAVVNGVNYVGCTTARTSSAGQAVVQARAYSENAKGYLNAGTVGPRYTTWFGAYTASRYSTARSHFQAIDAALDQNNGQITINCGCTSSAYAYVYANQPYQIYVCNAFWNAPLTGTDSKAGTLVHEMSHFTVVAGTDDHAYGQAAAKNLATSNPTNALDNADNHEYFAENTPFQN, from the coding sequence ATGAAACTTCGCATCGTGCATGTGGTTTCCGTGGGCGCCGTGCTGTCCGGCGCGATCGCCGCCGCCGTCGCCACGCCGCCTTCGGCGACGCAGAACAACCCGCTGCGCATCGGCATGGTCGCGGTGACCGGCAACGCCGACGATTTCCTCGGCGCGGTCGAGGTCAGCGTCACCAACACCAGCAAGAAGGCGGTGCGCCTGCCCAAGTGGCAGCTGCCCTCGGACGAGTTCGACGCCAAGCTATTCTCGATCAGCTACAACGGCGAGGCGGTCGCCTATGAAGGCAAGATGGTCAAGCGCGGCCTGCCGTCCGCGGCGGACTTCGCGATCCTGCAGCCGGGCGAAACCGTGCGCCGCATCGTCGACCTGTCGGCCGGCTACGACCTCTCGCGCACCGGCCAGTACGTGGTGACCTTCCGCGCGCCGCTGCAGCACGCCTCCACGTCCGACCGGGTCATGCTGCACCAGGCCAACGGCCTGCCGATGAGCGCGCAGAGCGCGCCGCTGCAGTTGTGGGTGGACGGCATCGACCAGCTCGGCGGGACCAAGCTCGCCGCGGCGAAGAAGCCGGTCGGCCCGACCGCGGTGGTCAACGGCGTCAACTACGTCGGCTGCACCACCGCGCGCACCAGTTCGGCCGGCCAGGCCGTGGTCCAGGCGCGCGCCTATTCCGAGAACGCCAAGGGCTACCTCAACGCCGGCACCGTCGGCCCGCGCTACACCACCTGGTTCGGCGCCTACACCGCCAGCCGCTACTCGACCGCGCGCTCGCACTTCCAGGCCATCGACGCCGCGCTGGACCAGAACAACGGCCAGATCACCATCAACTGCGGCTGCACCAGCAGCGCCTACGCCTACGTGTATGCGAACCAGCCGTACCAGATCTACGTGTGCAACGCGTTCTGGAACGCGCCGCTGACCGGCACCGACTCCAAGGCCGGCACCCTGGTCCACGAGATGAGCCACTTCACCGTCGTCGCCGGCACCGACGATCACGCCTACGGTCAGGCCGCGGCCAAGAACCTGGCGACCAGCAACCCGACCAACGCGCTCGACAACGCCGACAACCACGAGTACTTCGCCGAGAACACTCCCTTCCAGAACTGA
- a CDS encoding phospholipase A has product MFYSRSLLTTALAAAPLLASAQTAPQPATAQACVAINGDADRLACYDAALGRQGGDVRNADIAAKEAKAIQRNLELGDELAGQPKPGVVERARQAAGGGVFAHDAPLADAIANAGKGGLLDSRWELAKDSKLGLFNFRAYKPVYLLPVFWNNDPNTRPHSPNPRNTVSEPQSLDSVETKFQISFKTKAVENLFGDNGDVWMGYTQSSRWQVYNAENSRPFRETNYEPEVLLVFRNNYRIGDWKGRMFAVGLNHQSNGRADPLSRSWNRVMINIGLDREDWALTLRPWYRVSDGNDDDNPDIEDYMGRGDLTLVHRRGGHEFSLMARHSLRGGDRSHGALQFDWGFPIHNQLRGHLQIFDGYGESLIDYNHKATYIGLGISLLEWY; this is encoded by the coding sequence ATGTTCTATTCCCGCTCCCTCCTGACGACCGCGCTGGCCGCCGCGCCGCTGCTGGCCTCCGCGCAGACCGCGCCGCAACCGGCCACCGCGCAGGCCTGCGTGGCGATCAACGGCGACGCCGACCGCCTGGCCTGCTACGACGCGGCGCTGGGCCGGCAAGGCGGCGACGTGCGCAACGCCGACATCGCCGCCAAGGAAGCCAAGGCGATCCAGCGCAACCTCGAACTCGGCGACGAGCTCGCCGGCCAGCCCAAGCCCGGGGTGGTCGAGCGCGCGCGCCAGGCCGCCGGCGGCGGCGTGTTCGCGCACGACGCGCCGCTCGCCGACGCCATCGCCAACGCCGGCAAGGGCGGCCTGCTCGACAGCCGCTGGGAACTGGCCAAGGACTCCAAGCTGGGCTTGTTCAACTTCCGCGCCTACAAGCCGGTGTACCTGCTGCCGGTGTTCTGGAACAACGATCCGAACACGCGCCCGCATTCGCCCAACCCGCGCAACACGGTCAGCGAGCCGCAGTCGCTGGACAGCGTCGAAACCAAGTTCCAGATCAGCTTCAAGACCAAGGCGGTGGAGAACCTGTTCGGCGACAACGGCGACGTGTGGATGGGCTACACCCAGTCCTCGCGCTGGCAGGTCTACAACGCCGAGAATTCGCGTCCGTTCCGCGAGACCAACTACGAGCCGGAAGTGTTGCTGGTGTTCCGCAACAACTACCGCATCGGCGATTGGAAGGGGCGCATGTTCGCGGTCGGCCTCAACCACCAGTCCAACGGCCGCGCCGATCCGCTCTCGCGCAGTTGGAACCGGGTGATGATCAACATCGGCCTGGACCGCGAGGACTGGGCGCTGACGCTGCGGCCGTGGTACCGCGTCTCCGACGGCAACGACGACGACAATCCCGACATCGAGGACTACATGGGCCGCGGCGACCTGACCCTGGTCCACCGCCGTGGCGGCCACGAGTTCTCGCTGATGGCGCGGCATTCGCTGCGCGGCGGCGACCGCTCGCACGGGGCGCTGCAGTTCGACTGGGGTTTCCCGATCCACAACCAGCTGCGCGGGCATCTGCAGATCTTCGACGGCTACGGCGAGAGCCTGATCGACTACAACCACAAGGCGACCTACATCGGCCTGGGTATCTCGTTGCTCGAGTGGTACTGA